The genomic DNA tggcgtccggtgactttcccgcgcagaaactcgagtgaagataatgacctcttctgaagagtccatcatgtttttttactcctccgtgtcctccttggctactagcaactgcatggcggGGGTGGGGTGGGATTTGGGGTGGGGCTGCGCGattacggaaggcttgtatcatgtggacgcgccgacagtgttgttgtcattatgtcatcttagaattcctcatggaggcgaaagaaactacgcactatagctttaaccctcgtgttgtcctcCCGTCGACGTTTTTTTTAACGTTGTCCTTTCgtgtcaaaattgaaaatgttttttttagcactttatttttatgaattgtcaataaaacacattttaaatgacactatacctcatttttttgtttgaaaaaaagcagaagttatgaattattttgactaatagttaagatcagaggatgtcgAGGGGATCAAAGACTTTTTATGTCAAAGTGTGGTCAGGCTACTGTAATTAaactatttcaactttttttttcaaatgctatggaATTGAAGAAAACAACCGAacattcaatggaagtaatcattcattttacctgcgaagaacattgttccatacaacgtacgtgcatgcatccaagttattttgggacaatttggttgttaagaaacccatatttctgatattagTAATCCCAAACCTGATATTTCTGACAACAAAGGTTAAATAGAAGGCTCATATTTGTCGTTTTGGGTGTCAGTCGAAATCTGTCATTTAGTTATGAGGGTGTGTTGATTTTATGTCTAATAATCATGTCTAATAGCTGCTCTGCCCCTCCACTGGGatgcattattttttaaatgattgctGAACATGGGTTAACCATTTGGACGTTTGCTgttcatttcaaaatgttggAAACTTGTTTGGTGTCAACTTTAATAAGGATGCAACTTTAACGTGGCGTGATTCCTTGATTATCCACAATCGGTTGCCAGTTTATTGCGTACACCGAGCTGAAACTAACACAATCGAATACTAGTTGGAATACATTTCCCAGCCACGACAATCGAGCTGAGATGAAAATGGTCGCTCGATAATTGCTTTTGAAAAGATGCCAGTTCCAGTGGTACTGCCAGGCACATTAGGCCTGCCAGTCTGGGAACACCTGAATGCAGCTTTCACAGACTCAGGCAGTTTCCTGTCGCACCAACCCTCAAATCTGAATAGCGTGCTGCTCACAAAATGTAATTCTGACAAATCATTTAGCATcatgaaataaaagcaaaatcATTTGTACCACTGTTAGTAGGTCTGAGATTATCACACTGTAGATGGATATGCATGCACGCACGAGCACGCACACATGCGCGCgagcgcgcacgcacgcacgcacacatatatatatatacacacacacagtggagctgccccctcttctttttttgtgcgttttgttgctgtcttattttctgtctttctgtgttttttataatttctatttttaattgttttaattaaattgaaattaatttctattgaatgttaaaatggggaaaaaaatgtagtAGGCCTACGATAAAGAATGTAATGCTTTTTGCACTTAACACTAAGAAAAGTacaataaagtaattaaaaaaagattatcACACTGTTTCATacatttgtgtttaaaaaaaaacaacttatgtTATAAATATGTTATGTTATAAATGaaatgcgttccatttaaagTCTATACACTGTGCTGCATTACTCCTCTTTTGCATTTCATCTCAGTAATTTAGCCGCTGGTTCCAGTCTCTTATGTTTATTATTCGCACACATTTGaacgtgtatatgtgtgtctcaaTATGCGGATAGGCTGCCGCTTGCATTAACATTTGATCTCGGTCAATTGGCCATGGAGAGCTGCTCAAAGCATATCAAATATTAATACCATAATGCCCCGTGTTACGTAATTAAGTCCCAGTGGCTTTTAGAAGGAGAGAAAACCAATGAGTCACATGGTTACATTTGCCATTGGATTgttgtggagtgtgtgtgtgtgtgtgtgtgtgtgtgtgtgtgtgtgtgtgtgtgtgtgtgtgtgtgtgtgtgtgtgtgtggaaatcATCGCCGCTCGTTATTTCTGATCTACGGTTAAACAAAGTTGCGTCTATTTCTTTATGGCACAATGAACATCTCTCTCATTTAAACCCAGTGTAGTGTAGTAGTCGGTGATCATTACGGATTCATTAATATTGTGTAATGAATATAGCCTTAATGCCAAATAATGACCCATCATTTCTTTGTTTGCATTattaaaatgtcactttaaCTCTCCTCCTGGAACGATGCGGCTCTGTTCTGTTCCCACGTGAAGGAATAAAATAACGGGTCCGTGTTTGCAGCAATGTCATCACTCTGAACATGAATTAGTAATGACGCCAGCTCCATAACAATACATGAGTAGCCTATATTAAACATCAATCCtttttttagtgatttataGGCTACTGTAGCCTACAATTAACCcattaagtacatttattaAGGTTCCCAAAATTCCGCAAAATAGACCCAAACAAGGAAGTTTCAGCTATTAATGATTCTTATTTGGAAGATAAATGCCTGGTGTTGTGGAGGTTTTGTTGAATTCAttgtattattagtattatattTGCTTCAGCTGAATAATGTCTTTCCAATGTGCTAAATTCATGGGCGGATTATGAGACAACGGGCCCTTCATACAGCTCCGAGTCAGTAAACCATAAGTGAGAGCCTTCATGCCGTATCAGAACCACACATTATTGTGTATGAAAATGTTAAAGAAACCATGAATGGAAACACTGTGGGAAGAATGATCCCAAATAGGCTATAGcctaacaaaaataaatgaattaattcGCAATAGAACATGCGTAGAAAATGTGTGCTGGTGCAATCATTAAGGTTATAAAGTCTTTGCTCATTTTAGACTTTATAGGATAGATACTGAAAATAAAGAGCAGCTCCACGAtctagaaaaaaatatatatggtcGCAAAAATGTACAATACCAGGTTATAGATATTCTCAATGGGACAATAAGTACTGTAATTTCCTtctggatgaataaagtatctctatatctatctatactgATAAACCTGAGCACCTTAGCAACCTGCTAAACTAAATCTCctttagaataaaataaaatccagtgaacagcgtgtgtgtgtgtgtgtgtgtgtgtgtgtgtgtgtgtgtgtgtgtgtgtgtgtgtgtgtgtgcgtgtgtgagggagagtgtgtgtattgATCAGCTGTTAATCAGTGTTTTTATGAAGTGTGCCATGAAGCCTCCATAGAGCTCGCGCAGTCTTTAGCCAATCGAGTTTCCAGGCCTCAAATTGGGTCTTAATCTCGCGCTGTCTATTTGGCAGCTTGATTGATGTCCTCGCGCGGAAGAGAGGGGGTGGGGACAAACAGTCCAGCCTCGCGCTCCTCTCCtgcgtgcacacacagacagacgcacacacgtGCGCCCGGCACTCACTAGATAACGACTGGAGCTCGAGCAGAAGAAGCCCAGACGTAGAGTCCGGGGAGCGGCGCGTGGAGCATCCTCTGTTCCTCGCGCCGGAGCTGTGGGGGGGGGAGGCTCGCGGAGGCCATGGATCACATAGGGATAGGCCTACTGGGGGCGCATCTGCAGCAGCACACGCACGCCGAGCCCATCAGCTTCGGCATCGATCAGATCCTCAGTAACGTGGAGCAGAGCTGCATGCTGGGCGCGAGGATGCACGAGCCGGACTACGGACACGGGGCCTACGACAGCTGCGCGAGCAGCGGCGCGAACGGCGCCGGCTATATGTACGGTAACACCGGGTATAACGGCAGCGGCGGCTCGTGCGGGATGGCTTCCCTCGGCGGGGCTTATCACATGAACGTGGGTGTGAATGTGAACGGGACTAACGTGAGCTCCTCGAGGGTCATCCGTGTCCCCGCGCACCGGCCGGTGAGCGGCGGGAACTCCTCCGCTCCGCCGGTGAGCGGCGGCGGGAACATCAGCAACATGACCGCGCTGACGTTCCCCTGGATGGAGAGCAACCGACGCTACACCAAAGACAGGTTCACAGGTAGGcctgtataatataatataatataatacaatataatataatagcctatatatatataatagatagatagatagatagatagatagatagatagatagatagatagatttttttattgatcccaaaaaatgggaaataacggtgttgcagcagcaaaatatcagacacacagcacacatacagagtaaacattaaataataggaaacaatataagcctacatgaaataataatagaatactacacgaGAAATAgcctatttaaaatatatagcctacaatttgaaaatatataaaaatatatatataataaagtgtaaaaagtgtatttttaaaAGACAAAGTAGCCTATTTAGAAAATATAATTGCAGCTGCAGCTTTTTCTTGTAAatcatttaacccttgtgttgtcttcggatcaaatttgacccgtttttcaaaatatctatatcagaaatatggcttTCTTTTTAACTAGCTACCTAATTTGGATGATTCCACACATcgcgcttcgcaagtacaacaaaagataggatctctactttcattgacttgtgggtgttttataaaaaaaaagaaaaagaaattagcatttgaaaaaaaaaagactgaacgTTGACATTTAACCTCCTGtaattatccttcctttaatatgagtctaaattattcataatttctgcttttttttaactcaagaattaggtaggcctataatttcatataaatgaggcgtacagaccatgaattccaaaataGTGTAAaactggtaataagttggtgttagtggtgtttataaatggtagtgaaaagaagcgttaaacgtcaaaaaaggagcccaaaacattgaaaaaaagagacaaaattgtCGCTAAAAGAGAAGAAAACGTCAGAAGAAGTGTGGATTTTCAGGACAAGTAGACTACATGGTCGAATGGaagaccacacaagggttaaccttTAGCAAATAGGCCTGCATTTAACAGTACCGACAGTTAGCCTAGCCTATTACAGCCTAAATAAATTGTTTAAAAAGTAACGTGCCAGGTGCGGcttctagctcacccagtaagagcgttcaccccatgttggctgaatcctgcagcggcgcgggttcgattccgacctgcggccctttgttgcgtgtcatcccccatctctctccccattTTCTGTGTATCAACTGTCTCTAtacaataaagagaaaaaagccccacaaaaataatcttaaaaaataataataatgtgccTGCTAATGTGTAAGCCTACACTAGAAAGAATTTCACTTCTCAGGTGAATCCGTGATGAACGACTCCAGATATCAACAACTTTTAATCACACGTTCAAATCAATCGGCAACTAACTTAAGGCGTCACGGTGTACAGCTGTGATTTttgaaaacttgaaaataacatttaaaaaaaaattaaaagttaaaatacaggagtttattttcttaaactttttattgttaaaaaaaatgtacaatgcAAACAAGAATCACCCTTTTATAATAAGAAACTTATCATAaacaatatatgta from Sander lucioperca isolate FBNREF2018 chromosome 15, SLUC_FBN_1.2, whole genome shotgun sequence includes the following:
- the tlx1 gene encoding T-cell leukemia homeobox protein 1 isoform X2, giving the protein MDHIGIGLLGAHLQQHTHAEPISFGIDQILSNVEQSCMLGARMHEPDYGHGAYDSCASSGANGAGYMYGNTGYNGSGGSCGMASLGGAYHMNVGVNVNGTNVSSSRVIRVPAHRPVSGGNSSAPPVSGGGNISNMTALTFPWMESNRRYTKDRFTGHPYQNRTPPKKKKPRTSFTRLQICELEKRFHRQKYLASAERAALAKALKMTDAQVKTWFQNRRTKWRRQTAEEREAERQQANRILMQLQQEAFQKTINQPVTPDPLCLQNSSLFALQNMQPWTENTAKICSVSACE
- the tlx1 gene encoding T-cell leukemia homeobox protein 1 isoform X1, with protein sequence MDHIGIGLLGAHLQQHTHAEPISFGIDQILSNVEQSCMLGARMHEPDYGHGAYDSCASSGANGAGYMYGNTGYNGSGGSCGMASLGGAYHMNVGVNVNGTNVSSSRVIRVPAHRPVSGGNSSAPPVSGGGNISNMTALTFPWMESNRRYTKDRFTVSLSPLTVTRRVGHPYQNRTPPKKKKPRTSFTRLQICELEKRFHRQKYLASAERAALAKALKMTDAQVKTWFQNRRTKWRRQTAEEREAERQQANRILMQLQQEAFQKTINQPVTPDPLCLQNSSLFALQNMQPWTENTAKICSVSACE